A genome region from Verrucomicrobiia bacterium includes the following:
- a CDS encoding DUF1501 domain-containing protein, translated as MSDAKALVSGNGDQRHALVVIFLRGGADGLNLVAPLQDDGYYRARPRIAIPKSQAVQLDGFYGLNPLLKDLAPLFQDGTLAIIHAAGSEDSTRSHFEAQDLMEHGGVTGGGWLGRFLRTQNQGAAGPLAAVAIGKEVPESLRGAPAATVFQSLEDFSLGEDPKRLIDCLGSLYEAQTDLLGQAGRYTLEAVRRIETLRSSLYKPHPQANYANDDFSKGLMEIARLIKARIGLQAASLDLNGWDSHFSQETIMDPLMARLSRGLAAFYHDLRGELEHTTVIVMTEFGRRLQENSAFGTDHGRGSIMFVLGGGINGGRVLGKWPGLTQDVLEGPGDVPVINNYRNVLAPILERHGSRQALANVFPDFDFSPLALYPA; from the coding sequence ATGAGTGATGCCAAAGCCCTGGTAAGCGGGAATGGAGACCAACGCCATGCGCTGGTGGTCATCTTTTTGCGCGGCGGCGCCGACGGCCTCAACCTGGTGGCGCCCCTCCAAGACGATGGTTATTACCGCGCGCGGCCACGCATTGCGATTCCAAAGAGCCAGGCTGTCCAGTTGGACGGCTTCTACGGATTGAATCCACTCCTCAAAGATTTGGCCCCCCTGTTTCAAGACGGCACACTGGCCATCATTCACGCCGCCGGATCGGAGGACAGCACACGCTCGCATTTCGAGGCGCAGGACTTGATGGAGCATGGGGGAGTAACGGGCGGAGGGTGGCTTGGGCGCTTTTTGCGTACGCAGAACCAGGGAGCTGCTGGACCTCTTGCGGCGGTTGCTATTGGCAAAGAGGTGCCAGAATCGCTGCGGGGCGCGCCGGCTGCAACCGTCTTTCAATCCCTTGAGGATTTTTCCCTCGGAGAGGACCCCAAAAGGCTGATTGATTGCCTCGGGAGTTTGTATGAAGCGCAAACGGACCTTTTGGGCCAGGCCGGGCGCTATACACTCGAAGCCGTGCGCCGCATAGAAACCCTCCGCAGTTCCCTCTACAAACCCCATCCTCAAGCCAATTATGCAAATGACGATTTCTCCAAGGGTCTGATGGAGATTGCCCGCCTGATAAAAGCCCGCATCGGCCTCCAAGCCGCGTCACTGGACCTCAACGGCTGGGATTCCCATTTCAGCCAGGAAACCATCATGGACCCGTTGATGGCACGGTTGAGCCGTGGGCTTGCCGCATTTTACCATGATCTGCGCGGCGAATTGGAGCACACGACCGTGATTGTCATGACCGAATTCGGGCGGCGGTTGCAAGAGAACTCTGCTTTCGGAACAGACCATGGCCGGGGCAGCATCATGTTTGTGCTGGGAGGAGGTATCAACGGGGGGCGAGTGCTGGGCAAATGGCCTGGACTTACACAGGATGTGCTGGAAGGCCCCGGTGATGTGCCGGTCATCAATAATTATCGGAATGTTTTGGCCCCCATTCTCGAGCGCCACGGCTCTCGCCAAGCCCTTGCCAATGTTTTCCCGGATTTCGACTTCTCTCCTCTCGCACTGTACCCTGCCTGA
- a CDS encoding PAS domain S-box protein, which produces MPDPLRVLMVEDSEDDSLLLLRELQRGGFEPILRRVESAEAMSVALDDEEWDVIISDYCLPLFSGPEALGVYQRKGLDIPFIIVSGAIGEETAVELMKAGVHDYLMKDRTSRLASAVRRELAAARERRSRKLAEAATAHLAAIVESCEDAIIGKTLDGTVVSWNAGAERLYGYTAAEMIGRSVFSLVPACRPRDVVEIFELLKQGERLEHLQTVRVRKDGSYVEVDLTISPIQDATGRVIGASSFARDISQAKQEERERLKLIQELSHALAHIKTLSGLLPFCASCKRIRNDAGYWQAVEVYIKEHSNAQFASSVCPDCASRPHPEPFPTFVS; this is translated from the coding sequence ATGCCTGATCCCCTCCGCGTCCTGATGGTCGAAGACTCCGAAGATGACAGTTTGCTGCTGCTTCGCGAACTTCAACGAGGTGGCTTTGAACCTATCCTGCGGCGTGTGGAAAGCGCCGAGGCAATGAGCGTTGCTCTGGATGATGAGGAATGGGACGTGATCATAAGCGATTATTGCCTGCCATTATTCAGCGGCCCGGAGGCCTTGGGTGTCTATCAGCGCAAGGGGCTGGACATCCCCTTCATCATCGTTTCGGGGGCTATCGGCGAGGAGACAGCGGTTGAGTTGATGAAGGCGGGTGTTCACGACTACCTTATGAAAGACAGGACATCGCGTCTTGCCTCGGCTGTCAGGCGCGAACTGGCCGCTGCGCGCGAGCGGCGCAGCCGCAAGCTGGCGGAGGCTGCAACGGCCCATTTGGCCGCCATTGTCGAGTCCTGCGAAGACGCGATAATCGGCAAGACCCTGGATGGAACCGTGGTCAGTTGGAACGCCGGGGCTGAGCGCCTTTACGGTTATACAGCGGCCGAAATGATCGGGCGTTCGGTCTTTTCCCTCGTCCCGGCGTGCCGGCCCCGGGATGTGGTTGAGATTTTTGAATTGCTCAAACAAGGGGAGCGTCTCGAGCATCTGCAGACCGTTCGTGTTCGCAAAGACGGTTCTTACGTGGAAGTGGACCTGACGATTTCACCAATCCAGGATGCCACAGGGCGTGTCATCGGCGCATCGAGCTTTGCGCGCGATATATCTCAGGCCAAGCAGGAAGAGCGCGAACGGCTGAAGCTGATCCAGGAATTGAGCCACGCCCTGGCCCATATCAAGACTCTCTCCGGCCTTTTGCCCTTCTGCGCAAGTTGCAAAAGAATCCGCAATGACGCCGGCTACTGGCAGGCGGTAGAGGTTTATATTAAGGAGCATTCCAACGCTCAGTTCGCATCCAGCGTCTGTCCGGATTGCGCCAGTCGGCCACATCCCGAGCCGTTCCCCACCTTTGTGTCGTAA
- a CDS encoding DUF1800 domain-containing protein yields MNIPRRKFLKLGTGSLALLAAGCDQLPQELRGFLLTQANESGPFLPPCRESIDPVVHAINRITFGQRPGDYARIRKLAGNPEQAAAAYIEQQLHPEKLDDEEAEYAARRFETLSLPLGELFEYQQNLLHHELMRATLVRAVRSQRQLYEVMVQFWSDHFNIDPSKGDCKWLKVGDDRDVIRKHALGKFPEMLQASALSPAMLWYLDGRVNRRQSGADKPNENYARELLELHTLGVHGGYTQKDVMDVARCLTGWTVRSKGERPFFQIGKVEFNPSQHDFGAKEVLGTRIAAALPGLSREQRQRRGRQELEQVIQLAACHPATARHISTKLCRRFIADEPPIEAVNTVAAAFSQSSGDIGATLRALFNTAQFQQERGNLFKRPFHFVVSALRATSAQTDGGMSIIDFLSRMGQAPFSYPTPDGYPQQAAPWMGTLLWRWNFAVALSRNRIQGTRIHLDTLRSNAGGDTGLMAHLLGRKATAQEARAYDESGAGLALMLASPAFQRC; encoded by the coding sequence ATGAATATTCCACGGCGCAAATTCCTGAAGCTGGGCACAGGCAGTCTGGCGCTTTTGGCTGCCGGTTGCGACCAACTCCCGCAAGAGTTGAGAGGATTCCTTCTCACTCAAGCCAACGAGAGCGGCCCTTTCCTACCGCCGTGCAGGGAGAGCATCGATCCCGTCGTCCATGCCATCAATCGCATCACATTCGGGCAGCGTCCCGGCGATTATGCCCGCATCCGCAAGCTCGCCGGCAATCCAGAACAGGCCGCTGCGGCATATATCGAGCAGCAATTGCATCCCGAAAAGCTCGATGACGAAGAGGCCGAGTATGCCGCGCGCCGGTTTGAGACGCTGAGCCTGCCCTTGGGCGAATTGTTCGAGTACCAACAGAATCTCCTTCATCATGAACTCATGCGGGCCACACTGGTGCGCGCCGTGCGTTCCCAGCGCCAGTTGTACGAAGTGATGGTCCAATTCTGGTCGGACCATTTCAACATCGATCCGTCCAAAGGCGATTGTAAATGGCTCAAAGTGGGCGATGACCGCGATGTCATCCGCAAGCACGCGCTGGGCAAGTTCCCGGAAATGCTGCAGGCCTCGGCGCTGAGCCCGGCCATGCTTTGGTACCTCGATGGACGGGTGAACCGCCGGCAAAGCGGGGCCGATAAGCCCAATGAAAATTACGCGCGGGAATTGTTGGAGTTACACACCCTTGGGGTGCATGGCGGTTACACCCAAAAGGACGTGATGGACGTGGCTCGTTGCCTGACCGGCTGGACGGTGCGTTCGAAGGGGGAGCGGCCCTTTTTCCAGATCGGAAAGGTTGAGTTCAATCCGAGCCAGCATGATTTTGGCGCCAAGGAGGTGTTGGGAACCCGGATAGCTGCGGCACTGCCAGGATTGAGCCGGGAGCAGCGACAACGCAGGGGGCGACAAGAACTCGAGCAGGTCATTCAGTTGGCGGCGTGTCACCCTGCCACCGCGCGCCATATCAGCACGAAATTGTGCCGCCGGTTCATTGCAGATGAGCCCCCCATTGAAGCCGTGAACACGGTGGCTGCCGCCTTCTCCCAGTCGTCTGGGGATATTGGCGCCACGTTGCGCGCTCTTTTTAATACCGCGCAATTCCAGCAGGAACGCGGGAACCTGTTTAAACGCCCGTTCCATTTTGTGGTTTCTGCGTTGCGCGCGACGAGCGCCCAAACAGACGGGGGAATGAGCATCATCGATTTTCTTTCGCGGATGGGGCAGGCTCCCTTTAGCTACCCGACACCGGATGGCTATCCGCAGCAGGCGGCTCCCTGGATGGGGACCTTGCTGTGGCGTTGGAACTTCGCGGTGGCCTTAAGCCGCAACCGTATCCAGGGCACGCGCATTCATCTGGATACCTTACGCAGCAATGCGGGCGGGGATACGGGCTTGATGGCCCATTTGCTTGGGCGCAAAGCCACTGCCCAGGAGGCAAGGGCCTATGATGAGTCCGGGGCTGGGCTGGCGCTCATGCTGGCTTCCCCTGCTTTCCAGAGGTGTTGA
- a CDS encoding VOC family protein: MTTNAIVQPYIFFDGKCEEAIEFYKRALGAEVNMLMRYKDSPEPPPPGCAPPDANKVMHANFRIGEAQIMASDGRSTGKPNFQGFALSLTVPTEAAADKAFAALAEGGKIEMPLGKTFFSARFGMVVDRFGVFWMVLVTPH, encoded by the coding sequence ATGACAACCAATGCAATCGTCCAACCTTACATATTCTTCGACGGAAAATGCGAAGAAGCCATCGAGTTTTACAAGCGGGCGCTCGGCGCGGAAGTGAACATGCTGATGCGTTACAAAGACAGTCCCGAGCCGCCGCCGCCCGGCTGCGCCCCTCCCGATGCCAACAAAGTGATGCACGCAAACTTCCGCATCGGCGAAGCGCAGATCATGGCCTCCGACGGGCGCTCGACGGGCAAGCCGAATTTCCAAGGTTTCGCGCTGTCGCTCACCGTGCCGACCGAGGCGGCGGCGGACAAGGCATTCGCCGCGCTGGCGGAGGGCGGGAAAATTGAAATGCCGCTCGGGAAAACATTTTTCTCCGCGCGCTTTGGCATGGTAGTTGACCGGTTCGGTGTGTTCTGGATGGTCCTGGTCACACCGCACTGA
- a CDS encoding addiction module protein, whose product MSITEIRQLPLAEKLQIMESIWEELRAQADQVPVPSWHKTLLDERRKAVTEGREEVLDWDSVKSSLGSRRRE is encoded by the coding sequence ATGAGCATCACGGAAATCAGGCAACTGCCCTTGGCCGAGAAGCTTCAGATAATGGAATCAATCTGGGAAGAGTTGCGTGCGCAGGCCGATCAGGTCCCCGTGCCATCATGGCACAAAACGCTGCTGGACGAGCGCAGGAAAGCCGTCACGGAAGGCCGCGAAGAGGTCCTCGACTGGGATTCGGTCAAGAGCTCCCTCGGATCGCGCCGCCGCGAATGA
- a CDS encoding DUF3106 domain-containing protein, whose product MSRLFLTSGKLVGLVVLAVMVCVPVQGQTNSTGSVMSPPLPPPPPKSPVEVFRDLLGMTPVERRKALEGRTPENRKLILEKVDAYSKLQPEERELRLRVTELWWYLPPLLRTPLANRADRVAAIPPDMRKLVEDRLKFWDLLPPTLQKQLLDNEATLRFLTEMTGSTPEQKEHALQTLPSSRREQIEQGLRQWNQMTDEEREGIASSFNQYFLLTPNEQRGILHSISEPERMQIEKALTVYKHLPPSQRLQCLRSFQKFASLSPAERQQFLNNAKRWERMTPAERQTWKNLVQQMSMEPPLPTGRGPSPPLPPRPRAAIAPFPTATN is encoded by the coding sequence ATGAGCCGGCTATTTCTCACTTCCGGCAAGTTGGTTGGGCTGGTCGTTCTGGCTGTCATGGTCTGCGTTCCGGTTCAGGGGCAAACCAACTCAACTGGCTCTGTCATGTCTCCCCCGCTGCCTCCCCCGCCGCCAAAGTCGCCCGTCGAGGTCTTTCGCGACTTGCTCGGTATGACCCCTGTCGAGCGCAGAAAAGCGCTCGAAGGCCGCACGCCGGAAAACCGGAAGCTCATTTTAGAAAAGGTGGATGCTTATTCGAAACTTCAGCCAGAAGAACGCGAGCTGCGTCTGCGTGTGACCGAGTTGTGGTGGTACCTGCCCCCGCTGCTGCGCACGCCGCTGGCCAATCGGGCCGACCGCGTAGCGGCGATTCCTCCAGACATGCGCAAGTTGGTCGAAGACCGGCTCAAGTTTTGGGATTTGCTGCCGCCTACATTGCAAAAGCAACTTCTGGACAATGAAGCCACTCTGCGGTTTCTCACGGAAATGACCGGAAGCACGCCCGAACAAAAGGAGCACGCCTTGCAAACCCTGCCCAGCAGCCGGCGCGAGCAGATCGAGCAGGGCCTGCGGCAGTGGAACCAAATGACCGATGAGGAACGGGAAGGGATTGCCAGCAGCTTTAACCAGTACTTTCTGCTGACTCCCAACGAGCAGCGGGGCATCCTGCACTCGATTTCAGAACCGGAACGCATGCAAATCGAAAAGGCGCTGACTGTTTATAAGCACCTTCCGCCATCTCAACGGCTCCAATGCCTGCGCTCCTTTCAAAAGTTCGCCAGCCTCAGCCCGGCGGAACGCCAGCAGTTTCTGAATAATGCCAAACGTTGGGAGCGGATGACTCCCGCGGAGCGCCAGACCTGGAAGAATCTCGTCCAGCAAATGAGCATGGAACCGCCGCTCCCTACTGGCCGCGGCCCTTCACCGCCGTTGCCGCCCCGGCCGCGCGCGGCCATAGCGCCTTTCCCAACCGCAACGAACTAA
- a CDS encoding glycoside hydrolase family 76 protein encodes MMKAALGQTVPTYHARADQALQSFLLKFWDGGNQYLRNLYPSNGSLTGYWTYANGWQALMDGVERTGGQQYAGLIESFYEGQNQRGWFSGYYDDECWMTMALIHAFDLTGNSKYLNQATTLYADIMAGWDTSCCGAIPGGVWWDKAHTQKATAANAGAALAGARLYSRTGNTAYLSFAQQVYSFWYANMVSGSTYQVCDHITTTGTKVWWRFTYNEGLMIGASVALYDATASSSVLTKARNIAGYMIQNEVVSTQYGPALYDGDNSGCGGDCHEFKGPACRYLMELYAKDTSYAAYLAVLRGSANALWNLARNTNSTVFAVNWGGPSQTNVDQAQVNAACIALSRFAEESGLYPGSGLPSNQYEAENATLHNLGVEATYGLFTGWGYVAGWNSNGQSVDFTVNCRRADRYTLAFRYAAGAGDATRVILTNGVNAVGNQRFVSTGAWSIYSTNRLACNLPAGPNTISISFNSSLGSANYLNLDNLTVIPPDPILITGLSVSPAGAVQVTWSTDSGLTYQLQSSQVLASNSWSNVSSPIVAAGPSISFTYFAGTNSARYYRVIRP; translated from the coding sequence ATGATGAAGGCTGCACTGGGCCAGACTGTCCCTACGTATCATGCGCGAGCGGACCAGGCGCTGCAGAGTTTCCTGCTTAAGTTCTGGGATGGGGGCAACCAGTATCTGCGCAATCTTTATCCCAGCAACGGCTCCCTTACCGGTTATTGGACTTACGCCAACGGTTGGCAGGCGCTCATGGATGGTGTCGAGCGCACCGGCGGCCAGCAGTATGCCGGCCTTATCGAGAGCTTTTATGAAGGACAGAACCAGCGCGGGTGGTTTAGCGGCTATTACGACGATGAGTGCTGGATGACGATGGCCCTAATTCATGCCTTTGATTTAACCGGCAATTCGAAATATTTAAACCAGGCCACAACGCTCTACGCCGACATCATGGCTGGTTGGGACACCAGTTGCTGCGGGGCCATTCCCGGGGGTGTCTGGTGGGACAAAGCCCACACTCAGAAGGCGACGGCCGCCAACGCCGGCGCCGCCCTGGCCGGGGCCCGGTTGTATTCCCGCACGGGCAACACAGCTTACCTTTCGTTTGCGCAGCAGGTTTATTCCTTTTGGTATGCCAATATGGTAAGCGGGAGCACCTACCAGGTTTGCGACCACATCACTACCACCGGGACCAAGGTCTGGTGGCGCTTCACCTATAACGAAGGACTGATGATCGGCGCCAGCGTCGCCCTGTATGATGCAACGGCCAGTTCGAGCGTTCTCACCAAAGCCCGTAACATCGCCGGTTACATGATCCAAAACGAAGTGGTGTCCACCCAGTACGGCCCGGCCTTGTATGACGGCGACAACTCTGGCTGCGGCGGCGATTGCCACGAGTTCAAAGGGCCGGCCTGCCGTTACCTGATGGAGCTCTATGCCAAAGACACCAGCTACGCGGCTTACCTGGCTGTGCTGCGGGGTAGCGCGAACGCGCTTTGGAACCTGGCGCGCAACACCAATTCGACTGTCTTTGCGGTCAACTGGGGGGGCCCTTCTCAAACGAATGTGGACCAGGCGCAGGTCAATGCCGCATGCATCGCTCTGAGCCGGTTCGCCGAGGAGTCAGGGCTATACCCTGGTTCCGGTTTGCCGTCCAATCAATACGAAGCCGAGAATGCCACTCTCCACAATCTGGGAGTCGAGGCCACTTACGGGTTGTTCACCGGTTGGGGCTATGTTGCGGGCTGGAACAGCAATGGGCAATCGGTGGATTTCACCGTGAACTGCCGGCGCGCGGACCGTTACACGCTGGCATTCCGCTATGCTGCCGGTGCTGGAGACGCCACTCGTGTTATCCTGACAAACGGGGTCAATGCGGTCGGAAACCAAAGATTTGTCAGCACAGGCGCATGGAGCATCTACAGCACCAATCGGCTCGCCTGCAACCTTCCGGCAGGGCCGAACACAATTTCCATTAGCTTCAATTCCTCTTTGGGCAGCGCCAATTACCTCAACCTCGATAATCTAACGGTGATTCCCCCTGACCCGATACTTATTACCGGACTGAGCGTCTCGCCGGCGGGCGCTGTGCAGGTGACCTGGAGCACGGACAGCGGATTGACTTATCAGTTGCAGTCCAGCCAGGTTCTGGCCAGTAATTCCTGGAGCAATGTCAGCTCTCCCATTGTTGCAGCGGGACCCAGCATCAGCTTCACCTATTTTGCGGGAACCAACAGCGCGCGATATTACCGCGTGATTCGGCCTTAA
- a CDS encoding TMEM175 family protein: MEKNRMEAFSDGVLAIIITIMVLEMKVPKGAALAVLKPVVPVFLSYVLSFVYVGIYWNNHHHMLHSTKHVSGGILWANLHLLFWLSLFPFATGWAGENHLAPTPTAAYGCVLLMAAIAYWILQSTIIAHQGPGSLLAEAVGKDWKGKVSPLLYLSAIPLAFVNTWIANSLYVLVAVMWVIPDRRIERVLVKQN; the protein is encoded by the coding sequence ATGGAAAAGAACCGGATGGAAGCCTTCAGCGACGGGGTGCTGGCAATCATTATCACAATCATGGTGCTGGAAATGAAGGTGCCAAAAGGGGCGGCCCTGGCCGTTCTCAAGCCGGTGGTCCCCGTGTTTCTGAGCTATGTGCTCAGTTTTGTCTATGTGGGCATCTACTGGAATAACCACCATCACATGCTCCATTCCACCAAACACGTCAGCGGCGGCATTTTGTGGGCGAACCTGCACCTGCTGTTTTGGCTGTCGCTCTTCCCGTTCGCCACAGGATGGGCGGGAGAGAATCATTTGGCCCCCACGCCAACGGCGGCCTACGGGTGCGTGCTGTTAATGGCGGCGATCGCGTATTGGATTCTCCAAAGCACCATTATCGCCCACCAGGGGCCAGGTTCATTGCTGGCGGAGGCGGTCGGCAAGGATTGGAAGGGCAAGGTTTCACCTCTGCTGTACCTGAGCGCTATCCCACTGGCTTTTGTTAACACTTGGATTGCCAACAGCCTTTATGTGCTGGTGGCAGTAATGTGGGTCATCCCCGACCGCCGAATCGAGCGTGTGCTGGTTAAACAAAACTAA
- the mtnP gene encoding S-methyl-5'-thioadenosine phosphorylase, with the protein MSQYRVGLIGGSGLYHIEGFTGQKWLRLKTPFGSPSDDVLSGTLAGRPVLFLPRHGRGHRILPSELNHRANIWAMKKLGAQWIISVSAVGSLQAKYKPCDIVLPNQFVDRTKQSITHTFFGRGIVAHLAFAEPVSEELRQILLKAARTLKARVHNGGIYVNMEGPAFSTRAESMSNHNLGYDVIGMTNLGEAKCAREAEIAYASMSMVTDYDAWKADEAHVTVEMVIANLTKNAALAKAIIAQALPQIPSDPNWPCHRALETAIITDKKLWPAKTRKELEPILRRFL; encoded by the coding sequence ATGTCTCAATATCGCGTCGGGCTAATCGGCGGCAGCGGTCTTTACCACATCGAAGGCTTTACCGGCCAGAAGTGGCTCCGACTCAAAACGCCATTCGGTTCGCCATCCGATGATGTCCTGTCCGGCACCCTGGCCGGGCGCCCGGTGCTCTTTCTGCCGCGCCATGGCCGAGGCCACCGTATCCTGCCAAGCGAGTTGAATCATCGCGCCAACATCTGGGCGATGAAAAAACTGGGCGCGCAGTGGATTATCAGCGTCAGCGCCGTCGGTTCGCTCCAGGCCAAATATAAACCCTGCGACATCGTCCTGCCGAACCAGTTCGTGGACCGCACCAAGCAATCCATAACCCACACCTTCTTTGGACGTGGCATCGTGGCGCACCTGGCCTTTGCAGAGCCGGTGAGCGAAGAATTGCGCCAAATCCTTTTGAAGGCGGCGCGAACATTGAAAGCCCGCGTCCACAATGGCGGGATTTACGTGAACATGGAAGGACCCGCCTTCAGCACGCGAGCTGAGTCGATGAGCAACCACAATCTGGGTTATGATGTCATCGGCATGACCAATCTGGGCGAGGCCAAATGCGCCCGTGAGGCCGAGATCGCCTACGCCTCAATGTCCATGGTGACCGATTACGATGCCTGGAAAGCCGACGAGGCCCACGTCACCGTGGAAATGGTCATTGCGAATCTGACGAAAAATGCGGCGCTTGCAAAGGCCATCATCGCCCAAGCGCTGCCCCAAATCCCGTCGGACCCCAACTGGCCTTGCCATCGCGCGTTGGAAACCGCCATTATTACGGATAAAAAACTCTGGCCGGCCAAGACGAGGAAAGAGCTGGAACCAATCCTGAGGAGGTTTCTTTAA
- the nadA gene encoding quinolinate synthase NadA yields the protein MALLESQAAVVDRFRLRKPLPRAQLDTLSREILVLKKQLNAVILAHNYQVPEIQDVADFVGDSLGLSQQAAQTQADVIVFCGVHFMAETAKILNPEKIVVLPDKAAGCSLEESCPADKLAALQKTNPDFWTIAYINCSAAVKALSDVICTSGNAVKIVQAAPKDKEVLFVPDENLGAWVMEQTGRAMTLWRGNCYAHIEFRRESLLRLKQQFPGAKVIVHPESLREVRDLADSICSTEKMITYCRTSLAAQFIIVTESGIIHRMQKECPGKQFICAPAVDVMRAPSDPCHCSECRYMKMNTLEKVRDCMKVLAPRIELPEPVLQRARLPIRRMLEISAR from the coding sequence ATGGCGCTTTTGGAAAGTCAGGCCGCAGTAGTGGACCGGTTCCGGTTGCGCAAGCCCTTGCCCCGGGCGCAACTCGATACACTGTCCCGCGAGATTCTCGTGCTCAAAAAGCAGCTTAACGCCGTCATTCTTGCCCACAATTACCAGGTCCCCGAAATCCAGGACGTGGCCGATTTCGTTGGCGATTCGCTCGGACTCTCACAGCAGGCAGCCCAGACCCAGGCCGACGTGATTGTTTTCTGCGGTGTGCATTTCATGGCCGAAACGGCCAAAATTTTGAACCCCGAAAAGATAGTGGTTTTGCCGGACAAAGCCGCCGGATGTTCGTTGGAGGAGAGTTGCCCGGCAGACAAGCTGGCGGCTTTGCAGAAGACCAATCCTGACTTCTGGACCATCGCCTACATCAACTGCAGCGCCGCGGTCAAGGCGCTCAGCGACGTCATCTGCACCAGCGGAAATGCCGTCAAAATCGTTCAGGCCGCCCCGAAGGACAAGGAGGTGCTTTTTGTTCCGGACGAGAATCTCGGGGCCTGGGTGATGGAACAGACTGGGCGGGCGATGACGTTGTGGCGGGGCAATTGTTACGCGCACATTGAATTCCGGCGCGAGAGTTTGCTGCGGCTCAAGCAGCAATTCCCCGGGGCCAAGGTGATTGTTCATCCCGAGAGCCTGCGCGAGGTGCGGGACCTGGCTGATTCCATTTGCTCGACCGAGAAGATGATTACCTATTGCCGGACCAGCCTGGCGGCCCAATTCATTATTGTCACGGAATCCGGCATTATTCACCGGATGCAAAAGGAATGCCCCGGAAAACAATTCATCTGCGCCCCTGCGGTTGATGTAATGCGGGCGCCGTCCGACCCGTGCCACTGCAGCGAGTGCCGCTACATGAAAATGAACACGCTCGAGAAAGTCCGCGATTGCATGAAAGTGCTGGCCCCGCGCATCGAATTGCCCGAGCCCGTCCTCCAGCGCGCCCGCCTCCCGATTCGTCGGATGCTGGAGATTTCAGCGCGCTGA
- a CDS encoding sigma-70 family RNA polymerase sigma factor: protein MSVERDPDAVLMLRVKEGDEEAFAELVDKYKQPVMNLAYRMLRDLTEAEDLAQNVFIQVHKSAHRYRVASRFTTWLFTITRNLCLNEIRRRGRHPATSLDEPHPENEDQPLHQFEDKSTFSPPDCLLQGELEEKIEKALAELPENQRAAVLLCRQHDVSYEDIARILDCSLSATKSLIHRGRETLKQRLKPYLRSGSWHRSK from the coding sequence ATGTCCGTCGAGCGCGACCCCGATGCCGTCCTTATGTTGCGAGTCAAAGAGGGCGACGAGGAGGCCTTTGCCGAGCTGGTGGATAAGTATAAACAGCCGGTGATGAACCTGGCCTATCGGATGCTTCGTGACCTGACGGAAGCCGAGGACCTGGCGCAGAATGTCTTTATCCAGGTGCATAAATCTGCCCATCGCTACCGGGTGGCCTCCAGATTCACTACCTGGCTCTTTACTATCACGCGCAACCTCTGCCTCAACGAAATCCGCCGGCGCGGACGCCACCCGGCCACTTCCCTGGACGAGCCCCATCCAGAGAATGAGGACCAGCCACTGCATCAGTTTGAGGACAAGAGCACTTTTTCACCCCCGGACTGCCTGTTGCAGGGCGAACTGGAGGAAAAAATCGAGAAAGCGCTGGCGGAGCTTCCGGAAAATCAGCGCGCGGCGGTCCTGTTGTGCCGCCAGCATGACGTGAGCTATGAGGATATCGCCCGAATCCTGGATTGTTCCCTCTCGGCCACCAAATCGCTGATTCATCGCGGGCGCGAAACCCTTAAACAAAGGCTTAAACCCTATCTGCGCAGCGGCTCATGGCACCGATCAAAATGA